The proteins below are encoded in one region of Candidatus Acidiferrales bacterium:
- a CDS encoding efflux RND transporter periplasmic adaptor subunit: MGVGIQPDSPAREQFSSPSPDSRFPNPQRQNKHGWLWLTVFLVVAALVVVWGLYSRSKANAALKQDTAFLAVPTVAVIHPGKAAPQQEIVLPADIQPFSDAPIYARTNGYLKHWYFDIGAHVKKGQLLAEIDTPEVDQQLAQARADLSTAQANYRIAQITANRYQALLNTNSVAKQDVDTAVAARQATQTQVQSASDNVKRLEELQSFEKVYAPFDGVITARNIDVGNLINAGSGTSSGQQMFHISATNILRVYVSVPQIYSAATKPGMKAFLTLPEFPGRKFYGTLVRTSEAIAQASRTLLIEVDVNNSSGQLLPGAYAEIHIALPGKASTYLLPITALIFRSAGLQVATVDDGKHAKLVPISLGRDFGTHVEVVSGITDSDLIIDNPPDSLVDGEAVRIDTRVSNEDQ, from the coding sequence ATGGGAGTTGGTATTCAACCGGATTCGCCAGCGAGGGAGCAATTCTCCTCTCCTTCGCCGGATTCTCGTTTTCCGAACCCGCAGCGGCAAAATAAGCATGGCTGGCTGTGGCTCACGGTGTTCCTGGTGGTGGCAGCTTTGGTCGTAGTCTGGGGACTTTATTCGCGCTCGAAAGCGAACGCCGCGCTCAAGCAGGATACTGCTTTCCTCGCCGTGCCCACGGTTGCGGTGATCCATCCCGGCAAGGCCGCGCCTCAGCAGGAGATTGTCCTGCCCGCCGATATTCAGCCTTTTTCCGACGCGCCCATCTACGCACGCACCAATGGTTACCTCAAGCACTGGTATTTCGATATCGGCGCGCACGTGAAAAAGGGCCAGCTCCTCGCCGAAATTGACACTCCCGAAGTCGATCAGCAGCTCGCGCAGGCCAGAGCGGATCTTTCCACTGCGCAGGCCAACTATCGCATCGCCCAAATTACTGCGAATCGCTATCAGGCCTTGTTGAATACGAATTCCGTCGCCAAACAGGATGTCGATACTGCCGTCGCCGCTCGCCAGGCCACGCAAACGCAGGTCCAGTCCGCATCCGACAATGTCAAGCGCCTGGAAGAATTGCAGTCCTTCGAAAAAGTCTATGCGCCCTTTGATGGCGTCATCACCGCTCGCAATATCGATGTCGGGAATTTGATCAATGCGGGCAGCGGCACATCGTCCGGCCAGCAGATGTTTCACATTTCCGCCACCAACATCCTTCGTGTCTATGTAAGTGTTCCTCAGATTTATTCCGCCGCCACGAAACCGGGCATGAAGGCTTTTCTCACTCTTCCCGAATTCCCCGGCCGCAAGTTTTATGGAACGCTCGTCCGCACCTCGGAGGCAATCGCCCAGGCTTCTCGCACGCTCCTCATCGAAGTGGACGTCAACAACTCCTCCGGCCAGCTTCTCCCCGGCGCCTATGCGGAAATTCATATCGCTCTTCCCGGAAAAGCTTCCACATACCTTCTGCCGATTACCGCGCTCATCTTCCGCTCCGCGGGCCTTCAAGTAGCCACCGTTGATGACGGCAAGCACGCGAAACTCGTCCCCATCAGTCTCGGTCGCGACTTTGGCACCCACGTGGAAGTCGTTTCCGGCATCACGGATAGCGATCTCATCATTGATAATCCGCCGGATTCGCTCGTCGATGGCGAAGCCGTGCGCATCGATACGCGAGTCTCCAACGAGGATCAGTAG